The Rhodocytophaga rosea genome has a segment encoding these proteins:
- a CDS encoding RrF2 family transcriptional regulator, with protein MISKACKYGIRAAIFVASQAKEGTKLNVKQIAREIEAPEAFTAKILQILNKHRIITSLKGPYGGFYIQQSQLEEPIINIVNAIDGLSIFRECGLGLKNCSAKHPCPMHEQYAEIRNTMLNTFQQTSIGQLAQGVKGGYSYVNNLKFG; from the coding sequence ATGATTTCGAAAGCATGTAAATACGGAATAAGGGCTGCTATTTTTGTAGCTTCCCAGGCAAAAGAAGGAACCAAGCTGAATGTAAAACAAATAGCCAGGGAAATAGAAGCTCCTGAAGCGTTTACCGCCAAAATTCTGCAAATCTTAAATAAGCACCGGATCATTACTTCGCTGAAAGGTCCTTATGGTGGTTTTTATATCCAACAATCCCAGCTAGAAGAGCCAATTATAAATATTGTAAATGCCATTGATGGCCTATCGATATTCCGGGAATGTGGATTGGGCTTGAAAAATTGCTCAGCCAAACATCCTTGCCCAATGCACGAACAATACGCAGAAATACGTAATACTATGTTAAATACTTTTCAGCAAACGTCTATTGGCCAATTAGCGCAGGGTGTAAAGGGAGGTTATTCATATGTGAATAATTTAAAGTTTGGGTAG
- a CDS encoding hemerythrin domain-containing protein produces MAPKPLRRDENIAILSRDHHFGLLFCWKIRQGIKKNVAAERIKNYISYYWHTHLQTHFEEEEIYMFLKVNDDACRKALQQHEQIRELMKQILTDADSTADYSLPTGLADLVEAHIRFEERELFPHLEEVLTEGELKRIGAALEQSHAVPNPDNYPDEFWTSK; encoded by the coding sequence ATGGCTCCAAAACCACTTAGACGGGATGAAAACATTGCAATCCTCTCCCGGGACCATCATTTTGGCTTGTTATTTTGCTGGAAAATCAGGCAGGGTATCAAGAAAAATGTAGCGGCTGAAAGGATTAAAAACTATATAAGTTATTATTGGCATACCCATCTACAAACACATTTTGAGGAAGAAGAAATATATATGTTCCTGAAAGTGAATGACGATGCATGTAGAAAAGCTTTGCAACAGCATGAGCAAATCAGAGAACTGATGAAACAAATACTAACAGATGCAGATTCTACAGCAGACTATAGCCTTCCTACTGGGCTGGCAGACCTAGTGGAAGCCCACATTCGGTTTGAAGAAAGGGAATTGTTTCCCCACCTGGAAGAGGTACTAACTGAAGGGGAACTCAAACGTATTGGTGCAGCGTTGGAACAGTCTCATGCCGTTCCAAATCCGGATAACTATCCCGATGAGTTCTGGACTAGTAAGTAG
- a CDS encoding group III truncated hemoglobin: MNTKHDIQALEDIKLMVDDFYGKVAKDELLAPIFNYRLSTYWVLHLEKMYTFWNAALFGVKEYVCNPFAKHATMPVTAVHFERRLSLFNQTVDSHFEGPMAQDAKRRGLIMATTFQRRMNDQRGKDRITIV; encoded by the coding sequence ATGAACACAAAACACGATATACAAGCACTGGAGGACATTAAGCTGATGGTGGATGATTTCTATGGCAAAGTGGCCAAAGATGAGTTACTGGCACCCATTTTTAACTACCGGCTTTCTACCTACTGGGTACTGCATTTGGAAAAAATGTACACATTCTGGAATGCGGCACTATTCGGGGTGAAAGAATATGTATGCAATCCGTTTGCCAAACATGCCACCATGCCCGTAACAGCAGTGCATTTTGAGAGGCGGTTGAGTCTGTTTAATCAGACTGTAGATTCACATTTTGAAGGTCCCATGGCCCAGGATGCCAAAAGAAGAGGCTTGATTATGGCTACTACCTTTCAACGCCGGATGAATGATCAACGAGGAAAGGATAGAATTACAATTGTGTAA
- a CDS encoding cytochrome C, translating into MEPKSKVTLFIDDETQPFAQFETPVKFELDTRKLSDGLHQLKIVSQEWSGKEGVKVIPFKVRNGPAIEVEGLQENDVVDGIVPLMVNAYSKGDQKKFIIDGSETPRHIPSWLWVLIVAFVGWAIYYHIMSGSIPN; encoded by the coding sequence ATGGAACCAAAAAGTAAAGTAACACTATTTATAGATGATGAAACCCAGCCTTTTGCCCAGTTTGAAACGCCTGTAAAATTCGAACTGGATACCAGGAAACTTTCCGATGGGCTTCATCAGTTAAAAATAGTGAGCCAGGAATGGTCAGGAAAGGAAGGAGTTAAAGTAATTCCTTTTAAAGTCCGCAATGGACCTGCCATTGAAGTAGAAGGGTTGCAGGAGAATGATGTGGTGGATGGTATAGTACCCCTGATGGTCAATGCCTATAGCAAAGGGGATCAAAAAAAATTCATTATTGACGGAAGCGAAACGCCCCGTCATATTCCCAGCTGGTTGTGGGTATTAATTGTCGCTTTTGTTGGCTGGGCCATTTATTATCACATTATGTCAGGAAGCATTCCCAATTAA
- a CDS encoding cbb3-type cytochrome c oxidase subunit II yields MDFFNNHKYLFGAALLLFLGLTVAVAILPAISNQNNNAPLPQAVALSEEAAKGKMIYIAEGCVACHTQQVRNVDMDKMWGSRPSVSADYAAIKRTDFWRNTATLMGTERTGPDLINIGNRQPSSDWHLLHLYNPRAVVSQSIMPAYPWLFVEKQNPGKEDIVITVPDELGKKSSGSLVASQEALQLVAYLQSLKQTPLPDGTPEPAFLYKAEKQDVKEMVGNPREAALPDGQALYSANCQACHQPNGEGLKGAFPPLKESKVVLDENPEVFVKIIMQGYDANPAFGVMPAVGINNQLQPEAVAAIMNHERTSWGNAARKVTAAEVKKIMELIGKETPQ; encoded by the coding sequence ATGGATTTCTTCAATAATCATAAATACTTATTTGGTGCCGCACTTTTGCTTTTCCTGGGGCTAACTGTGGCGGTTGCTATACTACCTGCCATCAGCAATCAGAACAATAATGCGCCACTGCCACAAGCAGTAGCCTTAAGTGAAGAAGCAGCAAAAGGGAAGATGATCTATATTGCTGAAGGATGTGTAGCCTGTCATACCCAGCAGGTAAGAAATGTAGATATGGACAAAATGTGGGGATCAAGACCCAGCGTTTCTGCGGATTATGCGGCTATCAAACGGACAGATTTCTGGCGCAATACCGCTACCCTGATGGGAACAGAACGCACCGGCCCGGATCTGATCAATATTGGTAACCGGCAGCCTAGTTCCGACTGGCATCTGCTGCATTTATACAATCCCAGAGCCGTAGTTTCTCAATCTATTATGCCTGCTTATCCCTGGTTGTTTGTTGAAAAACAGAACCCTGGAAAAGAGGATATAGTGATTACTGTTCCGGATGAATTGGGGAAAAAGAGTAGTGGAAGCCTGGTGGCATCCCAGGAAGCTCTGCAACTGGTAGCCTATCTGCAATCGTTAAAGCAAACGCCCTTGCCCGATGGCACACCTGAGCCGGCATTCCTTTATAAAGCTGAAAAACAGGACGTAAAAGAAATGGTGGGTAATCCCAGAGAAGCGGCCCTTCCGGACGGACAAGCTTTATACAGTGCTAATTGCCAGGCGTGCCACCAGCCAAACGGAGAAGGATTAAAAGGCGCTTTTCCGCCTTTAAAGGAGAGCAAAGTGGTACTGGACGAAAACCCGGAAGTTTTTGTAAAAATCATTATGCAGGGATATGATGCCAACCCGGCTTTTGGTGTAATGCCTGCTGTAGGTATCAATAATCAATTACAACCGGAAGCTGTTGCCGCCATCATGAATCATGAGCGAACCAGTTGGGGAAATGCGGCTAGGAAAGTAACAGCAGCAGAGGTAAAAAAAATCATGGAGCTGATTGGTAAAGAAACTCCTCAATAG
- a CDS encoding cbb3-type cytochrome c oxidase subunit I gives MTKGKHLPAFIADHKRTLLVLVGFFAAITDGFAQQATKQGSFSVSEPGIVIMILLFLLPLLVGIIILVYKLKNLFRRIEKSEVKQEARNFATYLNELDEEQLALLQKRKINLEYRTKANELSGTLSPKDARGLVVASIEHVSPQFIAPKRKALPRPAIDPRLSKLILWFIGTATFWLVFGTTIGEYLGIKFVAPDVDQVSWLSFGRLRPIHTNSVFWGWSSLAMLGLAYYVVPMVSNTSINSIKHGWLSLMLINASVVLGTVFLAAGINNGGGEFREYIWPVMLLFAIGIVLTLRNFFLTVANRKTKEIYVSNWYIIAATMFVIVISIIAYVPYWQNGLGESIIQGYYMHQGVGMWFMLFTLGLIYYFLPQQLNRPIYSYSLGILAFWAQILFYTVIGTHHFIFSSIPWSLQTTAIVGSVGMVIPVVAGTANFLLTFRGAWNKLRDSYTLPFFLVGIIFYFTGSLQGTVEAFRYTNLLWHFTDFTVAHSHITMYGIISFFMWAGIYAMVPRLTGKEPPQLLVGAHFWIALIGLMFYNIPLMIGGTLKGLSWMEGKPFIDSVVLMALTGYGGQ, from the coding sequence ATGACAAAAGGTAAACATTTGCCCGCTTTCATTGCTGATCACAAACGAACCCTGTTGGTGTTGGTTGGCTTTTTTGCCGCCATAACCGATGGATTTGCGCAGCAAGCAACAAAACAAGGAAGCTTTTCAGTCTCAGAGCCAGGCATTGTGATTATGATATTGCTCTTTTTGCTTCCATTGCTTGTTGGGATTATCATCCTTGTTTATAAACTGAAAAACCTGTTTAGAAGAATTGAAAAGAGTGAAGTAAAGCAGGAAGCCAGAAATTTTGCCACCTATCTGAATGAACTGGATGAAGAGCAGTTGGCTTTACTTCAAAAGCGAAAGATAAATCTAGAATACAGGACCAAAGCGAATGAGCTTTCAGGAACACTATCTCCCAAAGACGCCAGAGGACTAGTGGTTGCAAGCATAGAACATGTCAGTCCGCAATTTATAGCTCCTAAACGTAAAGCCCTTCCCAGGCCGGCTATTGATCCCAGACTTTCAAAATTGATTCTGTGGTTTATTGGAACGGCTACTTTCTGGCTTGTTTTCGGAACCACTATCGGTGAATATTTAGGAATTAAGTTTGTGGCTCCCGATGTAGATCAGGTGAGCTGGTTAAGTTTTGGCAGGCTCCGCCCGATTCATACCAACTCTGTGTTCTGGGGTTGGTCCTCTCTGGCCATGCTAGGTCTTGCGTATTACGTGGTGCCTATGGTGAGCAATACTTCTATCAATAGCATTAAACACGGCTGGCTCAGTTTAATGCTCATCAATGCATCCGTTGTGCTGGGCACCGTTTTCCTGGCAGCAGGCATAAACAATGGGGGCGGTGAATTCAGAGAGTACATCTGGCCGGTTATGCTGTTATTTGCCATAGGCATAGTTCTGACCCTCAGGAATTTTTTCCTGACTGTGGCAAACCGTAAAACCAAAGAGATATATGTATCTAACTGGTATATCATAGCGGCCACCATGTTTGTGATTGTTATTAGTATTATAGCCTATGTACCCTACTGGCAAAATGGCCTGGGTGAATCCATTATTCAGGGATACTATATGCACCAGGGGGTAGGCATGTGGTTTATGCTCTTTACCCTCGGACTCATCTATTATTTCTTGCCGCAGCAACTTAACCGCCCGATTTATTCGTATAGTTTAGGCATACTGGCTTTCTGGGCACAGATCCTGTTTTATACTGTTATCGGCACGCATCATTTTATTTTCAGCTCTATCCCATGGTCGCTGCAAACAACAGCCATTGTGGGAAGTGTGGGTATGGTCATTCCGGTGGTGGCTGGCACGGCTAACTTCCTGCTCACTTTCAGAGGCGCATGGAATAAACTACGGGATAGTTATACGCTGCCCTTCTTTCTGGTGGGCATTATCTTTTACTTTACCGGCTCATTACAAGGAACTGTAGAAGCTTTCCGCTATACCAATCTGCTGTGGCATTTTACAGATTTTACCGTTGCCCATTCACACATAACCATGTATGGCATTATCTCCTTTTTTATGTGGGCAGGTATTTATGCTATGGTTCCCAGGCTAACTGGCAAAGAACCTCCTCAGCTTTTAGTGGGTGCTCATTTCTGGATTGCTCTTATCGGGCTTATGTTCTATAATATTCCACTTATGATCGGGGGAACCTTAAAAGGGTTAAGCTGGATGGAAGGAAAACCCTTTATAGACAGTGTGGTATTGATGGCCCTTACTGGCTATGGCGGGCAATAG
- a CDS encoding cupin domain-containing protein, with amino-acid sequence MEKASVTRYSILEDFRYPTEGISSQALLNSGGGKAILYVFAQGAELKTHKANSDVLVVIQEGTATITLEEETFEALHGTCVVFKEGQLHSLKANEPFKMLLIK; translated from the coding sequence ATGGAAAAAGCATCAGTTACCAGATATAGTATACTAGAAGATTTTCGGTATCCCACAGAAGGCATTAGTAGTCAGGCGCTGCTTAATTCTGGGGGAGGAAAAGCCATACTCTATGTATTTGCCCAGGGAGCAGAGTTGAAAACCCATAAAGCCAATTCAGATGTTCTGGTAGTTATCCAGGAGGGAACAGCCACAATTACCCTAGAAGAAGAAACCTTTGAAGCCCTTCATGGTACATGTGTTGTTTTTAAAGAAGGACAATTGCACTCACTCAAGGCAAATGAGCCATTCAAAATGCTACTTATCAAATAA
- a CDS encoding DUF2249 domain-containing protein, with product MESSFILDVTLLLPHIKHKILFEKFDNLKVGESFILKNDHHIKSFYHLLKSHRGDRFEWKSLQDGPVV from the coding sequence ATGGAATCTTCATTTATTCTAGATGTGACCCTTTTATTACCTCATATCAAGCATAAGATCTTATTCGAAAAGTTCGATAACTTAAAAGTGGGAGAGTCTTTTATACTTAAAAATGACCATCATATAAAGTCATTTTATCATTTGTTGAAAAGCCACCGCGGTGACCGGTTTGAGTGGAAATCTTTGCAAGATGGGCCAGTCGTGTAG
- a CDS encoding LytR/AlgR family response regulator transcription factor, whose amino-acid sequence MNKANVKLKVLLVDDEPYALDILERYLQHFDEMEITAKCSNALQAFQILQKSTIDLLFLDIKMPGLQGTELIRSLKNPPKVIFTTAFQDYAVEGFELNAVDYLLKPVSFPRFLKAIDKVFALLSIKKANKSSYQINQNHIHAQDAFVYLKVERKTVKINVADIVWIESQGDYIKVKLKEKVMVSKHKISLLEELLPEDQFIRIHRSYIVSIAKIESFHSNFVEVQGIQLPIGRSYKEECINRFKTNS is encoded by the coding sequence ATGAATAAAGCAAATGTAAAATTAAAAGTTCTGCTGGTAGATGATGAACCTTATGCACTTGATATCCTTGAAAGATATCTGCAGCATTTTGATGAAATGGAAATAACAGCTAAATGTTCTAATGCGCTGCAAGCCTTTCAGATTTTACAGAAATCAACCATTGACCTGTTATTTCTGGATATAAAGATGCCGGGATTACAAGGCACAGAGCTGATACGAAGCCTTAAAAATCCTCCCAAGGTCATTTTTACCACCGCTTTTCAAGACTATGCTGTAGAAGGTTTTGAATTAAACGCTGTTGATTATCTGCTGAAACCTGTTTCTTTTCCCCGTTTTCTTAAAGCAATAGACAAAGTGTTTGCCCTGCTCAGTATTAAAAAAGCCAATAAGAGTAGTTATCAAATAAATCAGAATCATATTCACGCTCAGGATGCTTTTGTTTATCTGAAAGTGGAAAGAAAAACGGTAAAAATCAATGTAGCGGATATTGTATGGATAGAAAGCCAGGGAGATTATATTAAAGTAAAACTGAAAGAGAAAGTAATGGTTTCAAAACATAAAATTAGTTTGTTGGAAGAACTTTTACCGGAAGATCAATTTATACGCATACATAGATCCTATATAGTTTCTATTGCAAAAATTGAAAGTTTTCATTCAAATTTTGTAGAAGTACAGGGAATACAATTGCCGATTGGAAGGAGCTACAAGGAAGAATGCATTAATAGGTTTAAAACCAATTCCTGA
- a CDS encoding sensor histidine kinase, whose translation MFSSLRHFQWKQALPDSIFWVTATLILTLFYGPGLPDYWFGFTLVLLVMPINIFYYYVVVKYLLPRFLYKRKYTWLTLSILCTGLIAALLFRLNEILLLYPLISKAYTKAGWSLSYNIHDPFIRQLTDPIHIVNAIEQSNIIVWIGLGITFFRMWFERRQAAMEAELNLLKAQVHPHFLFNTLNNLYSLTLQNSPQAPSVVLQLSEMLRYMLYECNSASIPLTKEVRIVESYIELEKIRYKERLDLNFNCKGDLSSSQIAPLLLLPLVENAFKHGASRELTQAWINIDLYLKTDKLKFKVSNSIPDKDLPGNEELNERASEKTDGIGLSNIKKRLEILYPSAHRLRVFREEDMFLAILEVDLNKRVEM comes from the coding sequence ATGTTTTCTTCTCTCCGCCATTTCCAATGGAAGCAAGCCCTGCCAGATAGTATTTTCTGGGTAACAGCAACCTTGATCCTGACCCTGTTTTATGGGCCGGGTTTGCCAGACTATTGGTTCGGATTTACACTTGTATTGCTTGTGATGCCAATAAATATATTTTATTACTATGTTGTGGTTAAATACCTTCTTCCGCGGTTTCTCTACAAAAGAAAATATACATGGCTCACGTTAAGTATCCTGTGTACAGGCCTGATTGCCGCCTTGCTCTTTCGCCTCAACGAAATCTTGTTGCTATATCCCTTAATCAGCAAAGCGTACACAAAAGCAGGATGGAGCTTATCTTATAATATTCATGACCCTTTTATTAGGCAATTAACAGATCCTATTCATATAGTGAATGCCATTGAACAAAGTAATATTATTGTCTGGATAGGGTTGGGTATTACTTTTTTCCGGATGTGGTTTGAGAGAAGGCAAGCCGCTATGGAAGCAGAATTAAACCTGCTAAAAGCCCAGGTGCATCCCCATTTTTTGTTTAATACACTCAATAACCTCTATTCCCTTACCCTGCAAAATTCGCCACAGGCTCCTTCCGTAGTACTCCAGCTCTCAGAAATGTTGCGGTATATGCTCTATGAATGTAATTCAGCTTCCATACCACTTACCAAAGAGGTCCGGATTGTAGAGAGTTATATTGAGCTCGAAAAGATTCGCTATAAAGAGAGACTGGATCTGAACTTCAATTGTAAAGGCGACTTGTCTAGTTCGCAAATTGCCCCGCTGCTGCTGTTACCACTCGTGGAAAATGCCTTTAAACATGGCGCAAGCAGGGAACTCACACAAGCCTGGATTAACATTGACCTATATTTGAAAACTGACAAGCTAAAATTCAAGGTTTCTAATAGTATTCCTGACAAAGATTTGCCGGGAAACGAAGAATTAAACGAGAGAGCCAGTGAGAAAACAGATGGAATCGGTTTATCAAATATTAAAAAAAGACTGGAAATTCTTTATCCATCCGCTCACCGGCTCAGGGTATTTCGGGAAGAGGATATGTTTTTGGCAATTTTAGAAGTGGACCTGAATAAGAGAGTAGAAATGTAA
- a CDS encoding cupin domain-containing protein has translation MVGNKYDSHSRTIQNPVIGDRVSFINTARETNNEYTLVQVELAPKGGNPLHYHKTYSETFYVLKGNLGLQLGNQKMTLKEGESFAVKAFEIHKFFNPSDATPVIFDVKLEPGSSGFEKSLQVLYGLARDKKTNKKGIPKSLYDLSLFISWGDSHMPGILSLLEPLMSILAKKAVKKGRDQELIKKYCTI, from the coding sequence ATGGTAGGAAATAAATACGATTCACATTCTAGAACAATTCAAAACCCTGTTATAGGTGACAGGGTCAGTTTTATTAACACCGCCAGGGAAACTAACAATGAATATACCCTGGTACAAGTGGAACTTGCTCCCAAAGGAGGCAATCCCTTGCACTATCACAAAACGTATTCAGAAACTTTCTATGTATTAAAAGGGAATCTTGGTTTGCAGCTGGGAAACCAGAAAATGACTCTTAAAGAAGGTGAAAGCTTCGCCGTTAAAGCCTTTGAAATCCATAAATTCTTCAATCCTTCAGATGCTACCCCTGTTATTTTTGATGTTAAGTTAGAACCTGGCTCTTCAGGATTTGAAAAATCGCTACAGGTACTCTATGGCCTGGCAAGGGATAAGAAAACCAATAAGAAAGGCATACCTAAAAGTCTGTATGATTTAAGCTTATTTATTAGCTGGGGAGATTCTCATATGCCAGGAATACTTTCCTTGCTGGAGCCGCTCATGAGCATACTGGCTAAAAAAGCTGTCAAAAAAGGGAGAGATCAGGAATTGATCAAGAAATACTGTACTATATAG
- a CDS encoding carboxypeptidase-like regulatory domain-containing protein has protein sequence MITRVLLMAALLFYSCKTESTTANPDNPEDPAWGSQPPLPVVNGEATFHLSGNEFYVNVMGNAEPRSPNFPALPIKKGVLRGYVADLSGKPLKGAYIGVRVTVIGGSYSGASAETNEKGYYEIDLPIGAVQYYATGYTIDYGQGRAVVGLCPADDNTSGFASETGSVENFILQSYGIGNKDNATQHPGHSTTYYGGAINLDYQVDWDNNRPNYLPPDGEIELLLTPEEPGLYGENKSFRIFKKIGYSELNIVNIPVGTYSIQAKLTDGRALKMREVGTYAGYYPAFGLKPSEAVGTASILFTPVVQRTPQMVPAHSGNWEGTQIELELP, from the coding sequence ATGATTACCAGAGTATTACTTATGGCAGCTTTACTATTCTATAGCTGCAAAACAGAGTCTACAACAGCCAATCCTGATAATCCGGAAGATCCTGCCTGGGGCAGCCAGCCTCCACTTCCAGTAGTAAATGGAGAAGCTACATTTCATCTGAGCGGAAACGAATTTTATGTCAATGTAATGGGTAATGCCGAGCCTCGCAGCCCAAATTTCCCTGCCTTACCTATAAAAAAAGGAGTGCTTCGTGGGTATGTGGCAGATCTAAGTGGCAAACCTTTAAAGGGAGCCTATATAGGTGTTCGGGTCACGGTAATAGGTGGTTCATATAGTGGGGCTTCCGCAGAAACAAATGAAAAAGGCTATTATGAAATAGATCTTCCTATCGGAGCCGTACAGTATTATGCCACTGGCTATACCATTGATTACGGACAGGGAAGAGCGGTGGTAGGGTTGTGTCCGGCAGATGATAACACATCCGGGTTTGCTTCCGAAACCGGGAGTGTAGAAAATTTTATTCTTCAATCCTATGGTATTGGCAATAAAGATAATGCTACTCAGCATCCAGGCCATTCCACTACTTATTATGGAGGCGCTATCAACCTCGATTACCAGGTAGACTGGGATAATAACAGACCTAACTATTTGCCTCCGGATGGTGAAATTGAGTTGCTGCTTACCCCAGAAGAGCCAGGCTTGTATGGAGAAAATAAGTCTTTCAGGATTTTTAAAAAGATTGGCTATTCTGAATTGAACATTGTAAATATACCGGTAGGAACATATTCCATCCAGGCAAAACTTACCGATGGCAGAGCATTGAAAATGCGCGAAGTGGGTACCTATGCCGGCTATTATCCTGCTTTTGGCTTAAAACCATCTGAAGCGGTAGGTACTGCCAGTATTCTTTTTACGCCAGTTGTTCAGCGAACGCCCCAAATGGTGCCTGCCCATAGTGGCAATTGGGAGGGTACACAAATAGAGCTGGAGTTGCCCTAA
- a CDS encoding c-type cytochrome, whose protein sequence is MKIFKITAIAVAALILIVVAAGIYVKTALPDTGPAPDITIERTPVRLERGKYLANHVAVCMDCHSKRDWNLFAGPIAAHFGGGGEKFDQQMGFPGVFYAPNITPYALGEWSDGEIFRAITTGVTKEGRALFPLMAYHRFGQLDQEDIYSIIAYIRELPPVKKDIPRSQADFPVNYLINTMPQKANFTKLPSMQDQLGYGKYLITASGCVDCHSKTDKGSVIKGSEFGGGMEFVSPHGIVRSANITMHKETGIGSWSKQAFIKRFKAYADSSYISPKLQPGELNTPMPWTMYAGIQEADLEAIYAYLASITPIENRVIRLEKKTSK, encoded by the coding sequence GTGAAAATATTTAAAATAACCGCTATTGCAGTAGCTGCCTTGATACTAATAGTGGTAGCAGCAGGCATTTATGTAAAAACCGCTTTACCAGATACAGGACCCGCACCGGATATTACTATTGAACGTACCCCTGTACGGCTAGAGCGGGGCAAATACCTGGCAAACCATGTAGCCGTATGTATGGATTGCCACAGCAAGAGAGACTGGAATCTTTTTGCTGGTCCAATAGCTGCTCATTTTGGCGGGGGTGGAGAAAAATTTGACCAGCAAATGGGATTTCCAGGTGTATTCTATGCACCTAATATTACTCCTTATGCCCTGGGCGAATGGAGCGACGGGGAAATTTTCAGGGCCATTACGACCGGGGTTACGAAAGAAGGAAGGGCTTTATTTCCATTAATGGCCTATCACCGGTTTGGCCAGTTAGATCAGGAAGATATCTACAGCATTATTGCCTACATTCGTGAACTGCCCCCGGTGAAAAAAGATATTCCCAGGTCCCAGGCAGATTTTCCGGTGAACTATCTGATTAATACGATGCCCCAAAAAGCTAATTTTACTAAGCTTCCTTCAATGCAGGATCAGCTAGGTTACGGTAAATATCTGATTACAGCCTCAGGTTGTGTAGATTGTCATAGTAAAACAGACAAAGGAAGTGTGATCAAAGGTAGCGAATTTGGAGGTGGGATGGAATTTGTTAGTCCCCATGGCATTGTGCGTTCTGCAAACATTACAATGCATAAAGAAACAGGGATTGGTAGTTGGAGCAAGCAAGCCTTTATAAAACGCTTTAAAGCCTATGCGGACAGCAGTTATATTTCTCCCAAACTACAACCAGGTGAACTGAACACCCCTATGCCCTGGACCATGTATGCAGGTATACAAGAGGCAGATTTAGAAGCTATATATGCCTACCTGGCCTCTATTACACCTATTGAAAACAGGGTAATAAGGCTTGAAAAGAAAACAAGCAAGTGA
- a CDS encoding IS5 family transposase — MRNLSILFLTDCCPNIRVHLRKKRGIIEELLAFLAGRERKKAGRQALPSVLAIDSQSVKIIQFTSQDKGIDGNKKVNGRKRHLAVDCLGIPWAVHITAANISDTTAGYELAAKLKGKSARLHTLKADNGYTETFVEEVKKQYGWSVEIVQKPESVKGFVPAGGRWVVERSYGWLNFKRRLSRDFEKNTESSEAMLQLAFIDTLLKRKTE; from the coding sequence GTGAGAAACTTATCCATCTTATTTCTCACCGATTGCTGTCCGAACATCAGGGTACACCTCAGGAAAAAGCGGGGCATTATTGAAGAGTTGTTAGCTTTTTTAGCAGGCAGAGAAAGAAAAAAAGCAGGCAGACAAGCCCTGCCAAGCGTGTTGGCCATTGATAGCCAAAGTGTTAAGATTATACAATTTACCAGTCAGGATAAAGGCATAGATGGCAATAAAAAAGTGAATGGCAGAAAAAGACATCTGGCTGTGGACTGTTTAGGTATCCCCTGGGCGGTGCATATTACAGCTGCTAATATATCAGACACCACAGCAGGATATGAGTTAGCAGCTAAGTTGAAGGGCAAGTCCGCCCGCCTGCATACCCTGAAAGCAGATAATGGCTACACAGAGACTTTTGTGGAAGAAGTGAAAAAACAATATGGATGGAGTGTAGAAATTGTACAAAAGCCTGAAAGCGTGAAAGGCTTTGTCCCGGCAGGGGGCCGTTGGGTAGTGGAACGTAGCTACGGATGGCTCAATTTTAAGCGTAGGTTGAGCCGTGATTTTGAAAAAAACACAGAAAGTTCGGAAGCCATGCTACAATTAGCCTTTATTGATACTCTGCTCAAAAGAAAAACCGAATAA